Sequence from the Microbacterium dextranolyticum genome:
CGAACGCTACCTCCCCGAGACGCATCGGTCGCAGCGCGACAGCTTCGCGCGCGACCGTGCGCGCGTTCTGCACTCGGCCGCGTTCCGACGGCTGGGATCGAAGACCCAGGTGCTGAGCCCGGCGAGCCCGGCGGATTTCGCCCGCAACCGCCTGACCCACTCGCTCGAGGTCGCACAGGTGGGGCGCGAGCTCGCCGTCGCGCTGCAGCTCTCGCCCGACGTCGTCGACACTGCCTGCCTCAGCCACGACATCGGGCATCCGCCCTTCGGGCACAACGGCGAGCGCGCCCTCAACGAGTGGGCCGCGGACATCGGCGGCTTCGAGGGGAACGCGCAGACGCTGCGCATCCTGTCGCGGCTCGAGCCGAAGGTGATCGGCCCGGACGGGACGTGCGTCGGGCTGAATCTGACCCGCGCGAGCCTGGATGCCACGTGCAAGTACCCGTGGACGGTCGAGCACGCCGTGCCCGACCCGGGCGGCCGCGACAAGTTCGGCGTCTACCCGGACGACGAGCCGGTCTTCCGTTGGCTGCGCGACGGTGCGCCCGGGCGGCTCCGGTGCATCGAGGCGGAGGTCATGGATCTCTCCGACGACATCGCGTACTCGGTCCACGATTTCGAGGATGCCGTCCTCAACAGCTACCTCGATCCGCAGCGCCTGTCCGACACGCGCGAGCGCGAGGCCCTGTTGACCGCGATCCAGACCTGGGTCGGGTACGGCTTCTCGCGTGACGAGCTCGCGGACGGCCTGTACCGACTCACGCTGCTGCCCGAGTGGCTCACGTCGTTCACGGGCGATCGCGCCTCGGTCGCCGGATTGAAGAACCTGACCTCCGCGTTGATCGGCCGTTTCGCCCGCGCGGCGACGACCGCGACCCGGGAGACGTACACGGCGCCGGTGCTCACGCGGTTCCGCGGTCGCGTCGTCGTGCCGCGTGTGATCGAGGCCGAGATGGCGGTGCTCAAGGGCATCATCGGAGCGTTCGTCGTCTCGATCGACGGACGCAAGGGGCTCTACAAGGAGCAGCGGCGCGTGCTCGCGCGCCTCGCCACGGCGCTGGCCGAGCGCCCCGAGCACCTCGACCGGCTGCACGCGGAGGAGTTCGCCCTCGCCGACACGGATGCCGCGCGTAAACGCGTCATCGTCGACCAGGTCGCGAGCCTCACCGATCGGTTCGCCATCGACTGGCACGCGCGACTCGTCGGCCCGGTCGACCTTCGCGAGCTGGGGCTGTGGTCGAACGCGCGCCGCGCGGTCGTCGATGCCGATTTCGCCCTCCCCGAACCGATCGCCGGTCTCTGGCCCGTCGAGGGCGTCTGATGCCCCGCATCGCGCAGGCCGACGTCGATGAGGTGAAGGCCCGCACGAACATCGCCGACATCATCGGCGAGCGTGTCGCCCTGAAATCCGCCGGTGTCGGTTCGCTCAAGGGCCTGTGCCCGTTCCACGACGAACGCAGTCCCAGTTTCAACGTGCGCCCGCAGGTGGGGTACTACCACTGCTTCGGGTGCGGCGAGTCCGGCGACGTCTACTCCTTCCTGCGCGCGATGGACCACCTCACGTTCACCGAGGCCGTCGAACGGTTGGCGGCCCGCATCGGCTACAGCCTGCACTACGAAGATGGGGGAGCGGCGCCCGAGACGAGCGGGCGCACGCGGCTGTACCAAGCCAACACCGCCGCCGCGGAGTGGTTCCGCAGTCAGCTCTCCAGCCCCGAAGCCGAGGCGGCACGACGGTTCCTGGGCGAGCGCGGCTTCGATGCCGGTGCCGCCGCGCACTTCGGCGTCGGCTATGCGCCGAAGGGATGGAACGGCGCCCGCGACGCGTTGAAGGCACAGGGGTTCACCGATGAGGAGCTCCTGGCCGCGGGCATCCTCTCGCAGGGTCAGCGCGGCGCCTACGACCGGTTCCGGGGGCGCGTCATCTGGCCGATCCGCGACGTGACGGGTCAGACGATCGGGTTCGGTGCGCGACGTCTCTATGACGACGACAAAGGACCGAAGTATCTCAACACCCCCGAAACGCCCGTCTACAAGAAGGCGCAGGTGCTGTACGGCCTCGACCTCGCCAAGAAGGACATCTCGCGGTCGCACCGCGTCGTCGTGGTCGAGGGGTACACCGATGTGATGGCCTGCCACCTCGCGGGCGTCACGACGGCGATCGCCAGCTGCGGCACCGCGTTCGGGACGGAGCACATCACGGTTCTCCGACGTGTGATGGGCGACGACAGCGCCTCGGGCGAGGTGGTGTTCACCTTCGATCCGGATGCGGCCGGCCAGAAGGCGGCGCTCCGAGCCTTCGGCGAGGAGAAGCGCTTCGCGGCGCAGACGTACGTCGCCGTCGCGCCCGATGGGCTCGACCCGTGCGATCTGAGGCTGAACAAGGGCGACGGTGCGGTGCGCTCGCTGATGGATGCCAAAGCTCCCATGTTCGAGTTCGTGATGGACCAGCGCCTCGCCGGCTTCGATCTGCGCACGGTCGAGGGGCGCGTCGGCGCGCTGCGCGCGGCGGCGCCGATCGTCGCCGACATCCGCGACTCGGCTCTGCGCCCCGGGTACACCCGCGTGCTCGCACGCAAGCTCGGCCTGGATCTCGGTGAGGTCCGCAGCGAGGTCGAACGCGCGGCGCGCGCCACCCGGGCGGCGACGTCGTCGGCGGGGGGCGACCGGGCCGGGCTCGAGCCCGGTATGCACCGGGCACCTGCGTCGACTCCGGCCGCGGAGGACGCCGAACCGATGACGCGAGTCACGATCGCCTCGCTGCCGCGA
This genomic interval carries:
- a CDS encoding deoxyguanosinetriphosphate triphosphohydrolase; the encoded protein is MRSWTPVGAEPGSIGAVSGRPSGYADHDAERYLPETHRSQRDSFARDRARVLHSAAFRRLGSKTQVLSPASPADFARNRLTHSLEVAQVGRELAVALQLSPDVVDTACLSHDIGHPPFGHNGERALNEWAADIGGFEGNAQTLRILSRLEPKVIGPDGTCVGLNLTRASLDATCKYPWTVEHAVPDPGGRDKFGVYPDDEPVFRWLRDGAPGRLRCIEAEVMDLSDDIAYSVHDFEDAVLNSYLDPQRLSDTREREALLTAIQTWVGYGFSRDELADGLYRLTLLPEWLTSFTGDRASVAGLKNLTSALIGRFARAATTATRETYTAPVLTRFRGRVVVPRVIEAEMAVLKGIIGAFVVSIDGRKGLYKEQRRVLARLATALAERPEHLDRLHAEEFALADTDAARKRVIVDQVASLTDRFAIDWHARLVGPVDLRELGLWSNARRAVVDADFALPEPIAGLWPVEGV
- the dnaG gene encoding DNA primase, giving the protein MPRIAQADVDEVKARTNIADIIGERVALKSAGVGSLKGLCPFHDERSPSFNVRPQVGYYHCFGCGESGDVYSFLRAMDHLTFTEAVERLAARIGYSLHYEDGGAAPETSGRTRLYQANTAAAEWFRSQLSSPEAEAARRFLGERGFDAGAAAHFGVGYAPKGWNGARDALKAQGFTDEELLAAGILSQGQRGAYDRFRGRVIWPIRDVTGQTIGFGARRLYDDDKGPKYLNTPETPVYKKAQVLYGLDLAKKDISRSHRVVVVEGYTDVMACHLAGVTTAIASCGTAFGTEHITVLRRVMGDDSASGEVVFTFDPDAAGQKAALRAFGEEKRFAAQTYVAVAPDGLDPCDLRLNKGDGAVRSLMDAKAPMFEFVMDQRLAGFDLRTVEGRVGALRAAAPIVADIRDSALRPGYTRVLARKLGLDLGEVRSEVERAARATRAATSSAGGDRAGLEPGMHRAPASTPAAEDAEPMTRVTIASLPRTADAAMERDALMGILQYGHLVDGADIDAALVLPMIVPALDAVRQSVQAQPDRSRIGWASTAVESVREPYQSLAVELLTAAFPALTEDEAISSTGALARRLRIRALDREKGELLGAIQRLPAESAEGREVRIALRDLDARRRALAEST